From the Maioricimonas rarisocia genome, one window contains:
- a CDS encoding carboxypeptidase-like regulatory domain-containing protein, translating to MRRYAWHLGCLAVLMLCGCAKEGPEYASDLVPVRGTVTLDGQPLADATVMFLAKQGESRQTFAMTDSSGQFALATGAGLEGALPGEYDVLITKFVMPDGSPAPPDVAPMDVGAVEALPPQYSSPSSMTLTATIPESGGDVAFDLLSKPARKR from the coding sequence ATGCGACGTTATGCATGGCACCTCGGCTGTCTCGCCGTGCTGATGCTCTGTGGCTGTGCGAAAGAGGGCCCGGAATATGCCTCGGACCTCGTCCCAGTCCGCGGAACCGTCACTCTCGATGGCCAGCCCCTGGCCGACGCCACCGTGATGTTCCTCGCCAAGCAGGGCGAGAGCCGGCAGACATTCGCAATGACGGACAGCTCCGGTCAGTTCGCCCTGGCAACGGGAGCCGGACTCGAAGGGGCCCTGCCCGGCGAATATGACGTCCTGATCACCAAGTTCGTCATGCCAGACGGCAGTCCCGCGCCCCCCGATGTCGCTCCCATGGACGTCGGAGCCGTCGAAGCACTGCCGCCGCAGTACAGCAGTCCCAGTTCGATGACGCTGACGGCCACCATTCCCGAATCGGGAGGTGACGTCGCATTCGATCTGCTTTCGAAACCGGCCCGCAAACGCTGA
- a CDS encoding HD domain-containing protein, whose amino-acid sequence MDDNAEQPDGVDVDLQSLWRRAKKNFALDSYSIHGPSHWKRVEQNGVELAEATPGADLLVVRMFAVFHDCERHDDGHDPEHGPRAAALIKRKQGKWFQLPDETLELLCEACRHHTHGGRTEEPTIGCCWDADRLDLTRIGVIPHARFMSTEAGRMRTVQD is encoded by the coding sequence ATGGATGACAACGCCGAGCAGCCGGATGGCGTGGACGTCGACCTGCAATCTCTGTGGAGGCGGGCGAAGAAGAACTTTGCGCTCGATTCGTATTCGATCCATGGTCCGAGCCACTGGAAGCGCGTCGAGCAGAACGGCGTCGAGCTGGCCGAGGCGACACCGGGGGCTGACCTGCTGGTTGTGCGGATGTTTGCGGTCTTTCACGACTGCGAGCGGCATGATGACGGGCACGATCCGGAGCATGGCCCGCGGGCGGCGGCCCTCATCAAACGGAAGCAGGGGAAGTGGTTCCAGCTTCCCGACGAGACCCTGGAGCTGCTCTGCGAGGCATGCCGGCACCACACCCACGGCGGCCGGACCGAAGAGCCCACGATCGGCTGCTGCTGGGATGCCGATCGGCTCGACCTGACGCGAATCGGCGTCATTCCGCATGCCCGCTTCATGAGCACGGAGGCGGGACGAATGCGAACCGTGCAGGACTGA
- a CDS encoding inositol monophosphatase family protein has protein sequence MDFLETACEAARIGGRILDEWAHKFTAREKNPSDLVTEADVASQKAIFEFIEARFPDHRFLGEEGLTHGDESCPYRWVIDPLDGTSNYVHRFPYYAVSIGLELEDELIVGAIYDPNRDELFAAAKGQGATLNGEPITVSERGELGQALCMASLPVRTTREHPAVQRFLRVLEAGQHVQRTGSAALNLCGVACGRIDAFWSQSLKPWDMAAGVVIVREAGGLVTQIEDGTFDLEEPNLLASNGTDLHGQLVNVLD, from the coding sequence ATGGATTTTCTGGAGACGGCGTGTGAGGCGGCCCGCATTGGTGGCCGCATCCTCGATGAGTGGGCGCACAAGTTCACCGCCCGGGAGAAAAATCCCTCTGATCTGGTGACCGAAGCGGACGTCGCGTCCCAGAAGGCGATCTTCGAGTTCATCGAGGCCCGCTTTCCGGATCACCGCTTCCTGGGAGAAGAGGGACTCACGCACGGCGATGAAAGCTGCCCCTATCGCTGGGTCATCGATCCGCTCGACGGCACGTCCAACTACGTGCATCGCTTTCCGTACTACGCCGTCTCGATCGGGCTCGAGCTGGAAGACGAGCTGATCGTCGGGGCTATCTACGACCCGAACCGTGATGAACTGTTCGCGGCTGCAAAGGGGCAGGGGGCCACGCTGAACGGCGAGCCGATCACCGTCTCGGAGCGGGGAGAACTGGGCCAGGCGCTCTGCATGGCGTCGCTGCCGGTGCGGACGACGCGGGAGCACCCGGCCGTGCAGCGGTTTCTGCGAGTACTCGAGGCGGGTCAGCATGTGCAGCGGACCGGTTCAGCGGCGCTCAATCTGTGCGGCGTCGCCTGTGGCCGGATTGACGCGTTCTGGTCGCAGAGCCTCAAGCCGTGGGACATGGCGGCCGGCGTGGTCATTGTGCGCGAGGCAGGTGGGCTGGTGACTCAGATCGAGGACGGCACCTTCGATCTCGAAGAACCGAATCTGCTTGCTTCGAACGGCACCGATCTGCATGGCCAGCTCGTCAACGTGCTGGACTGA
- the purL gene encoding phosphoribosylformylglycinamidine synthase subunit PurL, which produces MLWEVEIHPAAGERDQEGQRIVAEAQLLGTQSITSVKSARSYLVEGDLDESTAAGPVARMLGDAVVEECRVHVLPGDQSGTNGQGSIQLNVLYKPGVTDNVGETARAALADAGLHVERVATCRKYWINDDASSVDVDRLCAKVLANDAIEQVIRGPLPLESLALGSDYEFELVTVPLREMDDDALMRLSREGQLYLSLAEMQTIQKHFQDLGREPTDIELETVAQTWSEHCSHKTLAGRIAYRDEKGERRFENMLKETIFEATQTIRRQLGADDWCISVFKDNAGVVTFDDVNDVCFKVETHNHPSALEPYGGANTGLGGVIRDPLGTGLGARPVCNTDVFCFAPPDTPYDELPPGVLHPKTVMQGVVSGVRDYGNRMGIPTVNGAVYFDERYLGNPLVYCGNVAMIPRGKSEKQVHPGDYIVSVGGRTGRDGIHGATFSSAELTHESEELSGGAVQIGNPITEKMVMDVLLEARDRELFNAITDCGAGGFSSAVGEMGEETGAEVWLEKAPLKYSGLSYTEIWISEAQERMVLSVPPEKWDAFRELCASEGVEATVIGKFTDTHQLVLQYHGTQVGELSMSFLHDGRPPVVREAVWQPPKVESAELPADPVACGDVLKKILGSLNVCSKEWIIRQYDHEVQAGSVVKPLVGMMNDGPSDAAVVRPDLRSNRGLVIACGMNPHYGDLDPYWMAASAIDEAVRNCIAVGADPQRVAVLDNFCWGNTERPETLGSLVRAALACHDTAIAYGTPFISGKDSLNNEFTYDTGDGQKTISIPSSLLISALGQIDNVEQSITMDLKQPGNVLFLVGETREELGGSHFGLVTGTSLGGVPKVDFERAPQVFLAVHAAILDGLVRSCHDLSEGGLAVGLAEMAFAGGLGVDVQLDANSSSENVVQLFSESNTRFVVEVPAVSADRFTRTVRHAKRIGEVTESGKVVVRDASGQSLIDETLDELKSCWQRPLAWN; this is translated from the coding sequence ATGCTCTGGGAAGTTGAGATTCATCCAGCCGCGGGAGAGCGGGACCAGGAGGGGCAGCGAATCGTTGCCGAGGCGCAACTGCTGGGGACACAGTCGATTACGTCGGTTAAGTCGGCGCGGTCCTATCTGGTGGAAGGGGATCTGGATGAGTCGACGGCGGCCGGACCGGTCGCGCGGATGCTCGGAGATGCTGTCGTCGAGGAGTGCCGGGTGCACGTCCTCCCCGGGGACCAGTCCGGGACGAACGGGCAGGGCAGTATTCAGCTGAATGTCCTCTACAAGCCGGGCGTGACAGACAACGTCGGCGAGACGGCCCGGGCGGCTCTGGCGGATGCCGGGCTGCACGTCGAGCGGGTTGCCACCTGCCGCAAATACTGGATCAACGACGACGCCTCGTCGGTCGATGTCGACCGGTTGTGCGCGAAGGTGCTGGCGAACGACGCGATCGAGCAGGTGATCCGGGGCCCGCTGCCGCTCGAAAGCCTGGCGCTGGGGAGTGACTACGAATTCGAACTTGTCACCGTCCCGCTGCGGGAGATGGATGACGATGCTTTGATGCGATTGAGCCGGGAAGGGCAGCTGTACCTGAGCCTGGCCGAGATGCAGACGATCCAGAAGCACTTCCAGGATCTGGGACGCGAGCCGACCGACATCGAACTAGAAACCGTTGCCCAGACGTGGAGTGAGCACTGTTCGCACAAGACGCTGGCCGGCCGCATTGCCTACCGGGACGAGAAAGGCGAGCGGCGGTTCGAGAACATGCTCAAGGAGACGATTTTCGAAGCGACGCAGACGATCCGCCGTCAGCTGGGGGCGGACGACTGGTGCATCAGCGTCTTCAAGGACAACGCGGGTGTTGTCACCTTTGACGACGTCAATGACGTCTGTTTCAAGGTGGAGACGCACAACCATCCGTCCGCGCTGGAGCCATACGGCGGTGCGAACACCGGATTGGGGGGCGTGATCCGCGATCCGCTGGGAACCGGCCTGGGGGCCCGACCGGTCTGCAATACCGACGTCTTCTGCTTCGCTCCCCCCGATACGCCGTACGACGAACTGCCGCCCGGCGTGCTACATCCGAAGACTGTCATGCAGGGGGTGGTCTCCGGCGTTCGGGATTACGGCAACCGGATGGGCATTCCGACCGTCAACGGCGCCGTCTACTTCGACGAGCGATACCTGGGGAATCCGCTCGTGTACTGCGGCAACGTCGCGATGATTCCCCGCGGCAAGAGCGAGAAGCAGGTCCACCCCGGCGACTACATCGTCTCGGTTGGCGGACGGACCGGGCGGGACGGGATCCACGGGGCGACGTTCTCGTCAGCCGAGCTGACGCACGAGAGTGAGGAGCTTTCCGGCGGAGCGGTGCAGATCGGCAATCCTATCACCGAGAAGATGGTGATGGATGTGCTGCTCGAGGCCCGAGACCGGGAGCTCTTCAACGCGATCACCGACTGCGGTGCGGGAGGATTCAGCAGTGCCGTCGGCGAGATGGGCGAAGAGACGGGGGCGGAGGTCTGGCTGGAGAAGGCGCCTCTGAAGTACAGCGGCCTGTCGTACACGGAGATCTGGATCAGCGAAGCTCAGGAGCGGATGGTCCTTTCCGTTCCCCCCGAAAAGTGGGACGCGTTTCGCGAGCTGTGCGCGTCGGAAGGCGTCGAGGCGACGGTGATCGGCAAGTTCACCGATACGCATCAGCTGGTGCTGCAGTACCACGGGACGCAGGTCGGCGAGCTGTCGATGTCGTTTCTGCACGATGGCCGGCCGCCGGTCGTTCGCGAAGCGGTCTGGCAGCCGCCGAAGGTCGAATCGGCTGAGTTGCCGGCCGATCCGGTTGCTTGCGGCGATGTGCTGAAGAAGATTCTCGGCTCGCTGAATGTCTGCTCGAAAGAGTGGATCATCCGCCAGTACGACCACGAGGTGCAGGCGGGGAGCGTCGTCAAGCCGCTGGTCGGCATGATGAACGACGGCCCTTCGGATGCCGCGGTGGTTCGGCCCGATCTGCGGTCGAATCGGGGCCTGGTGATCGCGTGCGGGATGAATCCGCATTACGGGGATCTCGATCCGTACTGGATGGCGGCCTCGGCGATCGATGAGGCAGTCCGCAACTGTATCGCCGTCGGTGCCGATCCGCAGCGGGTTGCCGTTCTCGACAACTTCTGCTGGGGGAACACCGAGCGGCCTGAGACTCTCGGTTCGCTGGTGCGGGCGGCGCTGGCCTGCCACGACACGGCAATTGCGTACGGAACGCCGTTCATCAGCGGCAAGGACTCGCTCAATAACGAGTTCACGTACGACACCGGTGACGGACAGAAGACGATCAGTATTCCCTCCTCGCTGCTGATCAGTGCTCTGGGGCAGATCGACAACGTCGAGCAGTCCATCACGATGGACCTCAAGCAGCCGGGCAACGTGCTGTTTCTCGTGGGAGAGACCCGGGAAGAACTGGGAGGCAGCCACTTTGGACTGGTGACCGGGACGTCGCTCGGCGGTGTGCCGAAGGTGGACTTTGAACGGGCTCCGCAGGTTTTTCTGGCGGTGCATGCGGCGATTCTGGACGGGCTGGTGCGGAGCTGCCACGACCTGAGCGAAGGAGGCCTGGCGGTTGGTCTGGCGGAGATGGCGTTTGCCGGCGGACTGGGCGTGGACGTGCAGCTCGATGCGAATTCCTCGAGCGAGAACGTCGTGCAGCTGTTCTCGGAAAGCAACACGCGATTCGTCGTCGAAGTGCCGGCCGTGTCGGCCGATCGCTTCACCCGGACCGTGCGTCATGCGAAGCGGATCGGGGAAGTGACCGAGAGCGGCAAGGTGGTCGTTCGGGACGCTTCCGGGCAGTCACTCATCGACGAGACGCTGGACGAACTGAAATCGTGCTGGCAGCGACCGCTGGCGTGGAACTGA